The Candidatus Eisenbacteria bacterium genome contains a region encoding:
- a CDS encoding potassium channel family protein — protein sequence MRVGIREANFVFLFAGLLVLLVGVPLAEQIAGRVPMLGPLGFCVLVLVATGTLASSGLWLRLGTGLVAAVCATSAWTLLHPGAIATAAWISMAWAFCLLSTTICLREVLTRSRVTINHLVGAMCGYLLLAVLWAFTYAAVELAFPGSFRAVAPDTSVALDDLMYLSLITLTTTGYGDVLPIERLARALASLEGVVGQLYVAVLVATLVAQYVAPGRAE from the coding sequence ATGCGGGTGGGGATCCGGGAAGCGAACTTCGTCTTTCTGTTCGCTGGGCTGCTCGTCCTACTCGTCGGCGTGCCGCTGGCGGAGCAGATCGCGGGGCGCGTCCCGATGCTGGGTCCGCTCGGATTCTGCGTTCTCGTTCTGGTGGCGACCGGAACGCTCGCGTCGTCGGGTCTGTGGCTTCGTCTGGGCACCGGTCTCGTCGCAGCGGTGTGCGCCACCTCCGCATGGACGCTCCTGCATCCGGGCGCGATCGCCACGGCGGCGTGGATCTCCATGGCGTGGGCGTTCTGTCTCCTGAGCACCACGATCTGTCTCCGGGAGGTCCTCACGCGCAGCCGGGTCACGATCAATCACCTCGTGGGAGCCATGTGCGGGTATCTTCTCCTCGCGGTGCTGTGGGCCTTCACCTACGCCGCGGTCGAGCTGGCGTTTCCCGGGTCGTTCCGAGCCGTCGCGCCCGACACGAGCGTCGCGCTCGACGACCTCATGTATCTGAGCCTGATCACGCTCACGACCACCGGCTACGGCGATGTCCTCCCCATCGAGCGACTGGCGCGTGCCCTGGCCAGTCTCGAAGGCGTCGTGGGGCAGCTCTACGTGGCCGTGCTCGTGGCGACGCTCGTGGCCCAGTACGTCGCGCCGGGTCGCGCGGAATAG
- a CDS encoding right-handed parallel beta-helix repeat-containing protein, whose translation MFRFGRLAVIAVLSAALLPAGGSAATYYVDCSRGTNGNGSATNPWNSLATVSSRPFAPGDTVLFERGTTCNGALLFRRAGTAASRITIGANGTGPAPIINGAGNPAAVRLTNPSYVTVQDLEIANSARYGLFATSSTTATVNGLQIRNLVVHHVTGSAMDGKATGLVLVMPGVSGSRFNDVLIEGVTAYDTSLWAGILVHGEYLTGDRQWARHAQELARRSTNIMILGCTVHDTQGDGIATYMASHVVMAGNVVYRSGMQPIQTIATPNAIWSWASNDVLVHGNEAYDNHSPGADGGAFDIDYYSADTTVQYNYAHDNQAYCIAVFGAERTSTVNSIVRYNVCANNGRMGTGDGAEEIYFATWNSGRIDGAQVYNNTVYPTARGAVGTPSWAPRPSFGTLPLLFENNLVVSTVANVLGSGMTNVPFQRDYNLYRYTAGAVAGDEPHSLYGLDPLVDGLGYHDVGRPVTEWTLLPGSPAIDRGTVITGAPATDFYGNDVPRGLAPDIGAHEAQ comes from the coding sequence ATGTTTCGGTTCGGCCGGCTCGCGGTGATCGCCGTCCTCTCTGCCGCCCTTCTTCCCGCCGGCGGGTCCGCTGCAACGTACTACGTCGATTGCAGTCGCGGCACGAACGGCAACGGCTCCGCGACGAACCCGTGGAACTCGTTGGCCACCGTCTCGAGTCGACCCTTCGCACCGGGGGACACGGTTCTGTTCGAGCGGGGCACGACGTGCAATGGGGCCCTTCTCTTCCGGCGCGCCGGCACGGCGGCCAGCCGCATCACGATCGGCGCCAACGGCACCGGTCCCGCGCCGATCATCAACGGCGCGGGAAACCCCGCTGCCGTCAGGCTCACGAACCCGTCCTACGTGACCGTGCAGGATCTCGAGATCGCGAACAGCGCCCGCTACGGCCTGTTCGCCACCTCGTCCACGACCGCGACGGTGAACGGCCTCCAGATCCGGAATCTCGTCGTCCACCACGTCACCGGTTCTGCGATGGATGGGAAGGCGACGGGCCTCGTCCTCGTGATGCCCGGCGTCTCGGGTTCGCGGTTCAACGACGTGCTGATCGAGGGGGTCACGGCATACGACACCAGCCTGTGGGCGGGGATCCTCGTGCACGGCGAGTACCTCACCGGCGACCGGCAGTGGGCGCGTCACGCCCAGGAGCTCGCCCGTCGCAGCACGAACATCATGATCCTCGGCTGCACGGTGCACGACACGCAAGGCGACGGCATCGCCACCTACATGGCGAGCCACGTCGTCATGGCGGGCAACGTCGTCTACCGCTCCGGAATGCAGCCGATCCAGACCATCGCAACGCCGAATGCGATCTGGAGCTGGGCGAGCAACGACGTGCTCGTCCACGGCAACGAGGCCTACGACAATCATTCGCCCGGCGCCGACGGCGGTGCCTTCGACATCGATTACTACAGCGCCGACACGACCGTGCAGTACAACTACGCGCACGACAATCAGGCGTACTGCATCGCGGTCTTCGGGGCCGAGCGCACGAGCACCGTCAATTCGATCGTCCGCTACAACGTGTGCGCCAACAACGGGCGCATGGGGACCGGCGACGGCGCGGAGGAGATCTACTTCGCGACCTGGAACTCGGGACGGATCGACGGCGCGCAGGTGTACAACAACACCGTGTATCCGACGGCGCGCGGCGCCGTCGGAACGCCCTCGTGGGCGCCGAGGCCCTCGTTCGGCACGCTGCCGCTCCTGTTCGAGAACAACCTGGTGGTGTCGACGGTGGCGAACGTCCTCGGCTCGGGCATGACGAACGTCCCGTTCCAGCGCGACTACAACCTGTATCGGTACACGGCGGGAGCCGTCGCCGGCGACGAGCCGCACTCCCTCTATGGCCTCGATCCCCTGGTGGACGGCCTCGGCTACCACGACGTCGGCCGGCCCGTGACCGAATGGACGCTGCTCCCGGGCTCGCCCGCCATCGATCGCGGCACGGTCATCACGGGCGCGCCGGCGACCGACTTCTACGGCAACGACGTCCCGCGCGGGCTCGCGCCGGACATCGGAGCCCACGAGGCGCAGTGA
- a CDS encoding right-handed parallel beta-helix repeat-containing protein: MRLIVPTSFLLLAAAGMLPSLASAVDPGSELITCDRADQRVDITVSSHLDPSCTWTRGVEILASDVTLDCQGAHIAAPDRRYGVYIHAPTDTPLANITVRNCHIEGFLNNVHIEREGFRQLAEGVEYENGFSNITIEDSTILNSRGVGVFVNGYVEGVTLRNLHVEGSGSTGIYLEAGSKNNVVEDSTITRNGFGENSPAGDPFTIGGATVWFWGTGREGLAIDGSRFNVVRNNRFESNTAGGIFLYKNCGEFVTQRPERWFQRRYGADGNVIENNTFVDEDNGVWIGSRMGENTAPMECSDPQYLPGYALDYADDNVVHANVFQNVTFGVRVEDDHTAVTDNQFTSSDAIDEAIVVGTHHRTTALSRPVDGTIVSGNSADIAGSRNPYRWIWGHTNTTFSDNRSQGRPIGLCEGVQPPTGPFVMTVDFALLPDPQNPPMEIHELPLPGVLAPCPTTCGTPGATSRASLLLSKLDTPPGDDTMTFRTEVVVPHPFTPALDPVVGGAALVIEDATGARVLDVTVPGGAYDRVAQVGWQAAGSGTSWRYVDKSATAPGGITALSVKDLSKKQPGLVRVKVTGKRGAYPVDTASLPLAATLVLDPPTAETGQCAVATFIAPSQSCAPRGRGVKCR, from the coding sequence ATGCGCCTCATCGTGCCGACTTCGTTCCTGCTCCTTGCCGCCGCAGGGATGCTTCCATCGCTCGCCTCCGCCGTCGACCCCGGATCGGAGCTCATCACCTGCGATCGCGCGGACCAGCGGGTGGACATCACCGTCAGCTCGCACCTGGATCCGTCGTGCACGTGGACGCGCGGGGTGGAGATCCTGGCTTCCGACGTGACGCTCGACTGTCAGGGTGCGCACATCGCGGCGCCGGATCGTCGCTACGGCGTCTACATCCACGCCCCGACCGACACGCCGCTCGCCAACATCACCGTCCGCAACTGCCACATCGAGGGCTTCCTCAACAACGTCCACATCGAACGCGAGGGGTTCCGCCAGCTCGCCGAGGGCGTCGAGTACGAGAACGGGTTCTCGAACATCACGATCGAGGACAGCACCATCCTCAACTCGCGTGGCGTCGGCGTGTTCGTGAACGGCTACGTCGAGGGTGTCACGCTGCGGAACCTGCACGTCGAGGGATCCGGCAGCACGGGCATCTACCTCGAGGCCGGCTCGAAGAACAACGTCGTCGAGGACAGCACGATCACGCGCAACGGCTTCGGCGAGAACAGTCCGGCCGGCGACCCGTTCACGATCGGCGGCGCCACCGTGTGGTTCTGGGGCACCGGTCGCGAGGGCCTCGCGATCGACGGGTCGCGCTTCAACGTCGTGCGCAACAACCGCTTCGAGAGCAACACCGCCGGCGGCATCTTCCTCTACAAGAACTGCGGCGAGTTCGTGACCCAGCGGCCGGAGCGCTGGTTCCAGCGTCGCTACGGCGCCGACGGCAACGTCATCGAGAACAACACCTTCGTCGACGAGGACAACGGCGTCTGGATCGGCTCGCGCATGGGCGAGAACACGGCACCGATGGAATGCAGCGATCCGCAGTATCTCCCCGGCTACGCGCTCGACTACGCGGACGACAACGTCGTGCATGCGAACGTCTTCCAGAACGTCACGTTCGGCGTCCGCGTCGAGGACGATCACACCGCGGTGACCGACAACCAGTTCACGAGCTCCGACGCCATCGACGAGGCGATCGTCGTCGGCACGCACCATCGCACCACGGCCCTGTCGCGGCCCGTCGACGGCACGATCGTCAGCGGCAACAGCGCCGACATCGCCGGAAGCAGGAACCCGTATCGCTGGATCTGGGGTCACACCAACACGACGTTCAGCGACAACCGGAGCCAGGGACGCCCGATCGGGCTCTGCGAGGGGGTGCAGCCGCCCACGGGTCCGTTCGTGATGACGGTCGACTTCGCGCTGCTGCCGGATCCGCAGAACCCGCCGATGGAGATCCACGAGCTGCCGCTCCCGGGCGTGCTGGCACCGTGCCCGACCACGTGCGGGACGCCCGGCGCGACGTCGAGGGCGAGCCTTCTCCTGAGCAAGCTCGACACGCCGCCCGGCGACGATACGATGACGTTCAGAACGGAGGTCGTCGTTCCGCACCCGTTCACGCCCGCGCTCGACCCGGTCGTCGGCGGAGCGGCGCTGGTGATCGAGGACGCCACCGGCGCTCGCGTGCTCGACGTCACCGTACCCGGCGGCGCGTACGATCGAGTGGCGCAGGTGGGCTGGCAGGCGGCCGGGAGCGGCACGAGCTGGCGGTACGTCGACAAGAGCGCGACGGCGCCCGGCGGCATCACCGCGCTGTCGGTGAAGGACCTGTCGAAGAAGCAGCCCGGTCTCGTGCGCGTGAAGGTGACCGGGAAGCGCGGCGCCTATCCCGTCGACACGGCCAGCCTTCCGCTCGCGGCCACGCTCGTTCTCGATCCGCCGACGGCGGAGACGGGTCAGTGCGCCGTCGCGACGTTCATCGCGCCGAGCCAGAGCTGCGCGCCGCGGGGCAGGGGCGTGAAGTGCAGATGA
- a CDS encoding sialidase family protein, with protein sequence MHTRAWSSIVWLTLALAGSGSPSHAAPGTFASNQRIIYSDGLHSENTEMIRLGGRILLMFRGGEEGQIGSARARLKIFESRDRGRTFKPLSEVNASNLPGERDIRDPKFVKMGRKLFLYAISRLPGFHYRDFQGEAWTVRAESSDGGRTWTPPVKTYADVDKSGNETFWGFWRYTKRLYKQDGKRRQTLFATGYTDFDTLVGLFASDDGITWEKRSVIIASYNDVPSEAELQFFGKNHDTAVALVRLDNQDILADGQTAICTSHDPFDTWECGRRIEQRLDGPTWIVRGTRGHERSFVFARKHLPCTFKRTAIYELRGDLTDPAAPIEVCEIQELESSGDTAYTSLVPLDRNRSLLAWYSSKVDQELPWFEGISSPSDVWLADVNFKRAPADCVHPAPKRACEPPPLPTGTTGFDVTGTHLLTLAPVIWPAQTLSFQADVQVHGATLDLALQPLDGMSKAPVGAPWIVMGVAISADGRFAADFGTQIVPVEAYPLLDDPYLTVQQLVLSGVTTSGDGFCGTVGGYGQVFGTSPSDQIRLEGSTFGAVRVTGAELPTPVAACPTS encoded by the coding sequence ATGCACACGAGAGCCTGGTCGTCGATCGTCTGGCTGACGCTCGCCTTGGCGGGAAGCGGAAGCCCTTCCCACGCCGCTCCCGGCACCTTCGCCAGCAACCAGCGGATCATCTACTCGGACGGGCTACACAGTGAGAACACCGAGATGATCCGTCTCGGCGGCCGCATCCTGCTCATGTTCCGGGGCGGCGAGGAGGGTCAGATCGGATCGGCGCGCGCGCGGCTCAAGATCTTCGAGTCGCGCGATCGCGGGCGGACGTTCAAGCCGCTCAGCGAGGTGAACGCGAGCAACCTGCCCGGTGAGCGGGACATCCGCGATCCCAAGTTCGTGAAGATGGGACGGAAGCTCTTTCTGTACGCCATCAGCCGCCTGCCGGGCTTCCACTACCGCGACTTCCAGGGCGAGGCGTGGACCGTGCGCGCGGAATCGAGCGACGGCGGCCGCACGTGGACGCCGCCCGTGAAGACGTACGCGGACGTCGACAAGTCCGGGAACGAGACCTTCTGGGGCTTCTGGCGCTACACGAAGCGCCTCTACAAGCAGGACGGCAAACGACGGCAGACGCTGTTCGCCACTGGCTACACGGACTTCGACACCCTCGTCGGCCTGTTCGCCTCCGACGACGGCATCACGTGGGAGAAGCGGTCGGTGATCATCGCGTCCTACAACGACGTGCCGAGCGAGGCCGAGCTGCAGTTCTTCGGCAAGAACCACGACACCGCGGTGGCGCTGGTGCGTCTCGACAACCAGGACATCCTGGCCGACGGGCAGACCGCGATCTGCACGTCGCACGATCCGTTCGACACGTGGGAGTGCGGGCGCCGGATCGAGCAGCGCCTGGACGGCCCCACCTGGATCGTCCGCGGCACCCGGGGCCACGAGCGCAGCTTCGTGTTCGCCCGCAAGCATCTGCCCTGCACGTTCAAGCGCACGGCCATCTACGAGCTCCGCGGCGACCTCACCGATCCCGCCGCCCCGATCGAGGTCTGCGAGATCCAGGAGCTCGAGAGCTCGGGGGACACGGCCTACACCTCGCTCGTACCCCTCGATCGGAATCGGTCCCTGCTCGCCTGGTACAGCAGCAAGGTCGATCAGGAGCTACCGTGGTTCGAGGGCATTTCCTCGCCGAGCGACGTCTGGCTCGCCGACGTGAACTTCAAACGCGCGCCAGCCGACTGCGTGCATCCGGCTCCGAAGCGCGCCTGCGAACCGCCGCCGCTGCCCACCGGCACGACGGGGTTCGACGTCACCGGCACCCATCTCCTGACGCTCGCTCCCGTGATCTGGCCGGCGCAGACCCTGTCCTTCCAGGCCGACGTGCAGGTGCACGGCGCGACGCTCGATCTCGCCCTCCAACCCCTCGACGGCATGAGCAAGGCGCCGGTGGGAGCGCCGTGGATCGTCATGGGCGTCGCGATCTCCGCCGACGGCCGGTTCGCTGCCGATTTCGGCACGCAGATCGTGCCGGTGGAGGCCTACCCGCTCCTCGACGACCCGTATCTGACCGTCCAGCAGCTCGTGCTGAGCGGCGTCACGACCTCGGGCGACGGCTTCTGCGGGACCGTCGGCGGCTATGGGCAGGTGTTCGGGACGAGCCCCTCGGATCAAATCCGGCTCGAGGGGTCGACGTTCGGTGCAGTGCGCGTCACCGGCGCGGAGTTGCCGACGCCCGTCGCCGCGTGCCCGACGTCGTGA